A genomic stretch from Candidatus Vicinibacter proximus includes:
- the thrS gene encoding threonine--tRNA ligase has translation MNINITFPDGRVQEYPQGVSALQVALSISEGLARNVLSAKVNGEVIDATRPISTDCTLQLLTWNDKEGKSTYWHSSAHLMAEAIEALYPGTLFGIGPAIENGFYYDIDTQGKQLSGHDLAQIESKMISLAQQKSDYIRKEIGKSDAIAYFTEKKDPYKLELLEGLQDGQITFYTQGNFTDLCRGPHIPNTGFIKAAKLTNVAGAYWRGDETRPQMTRIYGITFPKQKELDEYLILLEEAKKRDHRKLGQELELFMFSDRVGAGLPIWLPKGTALRQRLEDFLKAEQIKRGYTPVITPHIGHKNLYITSGHWEKYGKDSFQPILTPREGEEFLLKPMNCPHHCEVFGHKPRSYKELPIRIAEFGTVYRYEQSGELHGLTRVRCFTQDDAHIFCTDDQVKAEFLNVLDLTMYVIKKLGFEHFTAQISLRDPENKEKYLGSDENWSKAEQAIIDATKEVGLPTTTELGEAAFYGPKLDFMVKDALGRSWQLGTIQVDYNLPERFQLEYIGADNSKHRPVMIHRAPFGSMERFIGVLTEHCAGKFPLWLAPEQYGILTVSDKYQEYAESVHSLLQDQGLRGFIDDRVESIGKKIRDNEVKKIPFMLIVGEKEHNDQTIAVRKQGSGDQGSQTVPEFVNLIKSQL, from the coding sequence ATGAATATTAATATTACATTTCCGGATGGCAGAGTACAGGAATATCCTCAGGGAGTTAGTGCTCTTCAGGTGGCACTATCCATTAGTGAAGGTCTTGCCCGCAACGTTTTATCTGCCAAAGTAAATGGAGAGGTTATTGACGCTACAAGACCGATTTCAACGGACTGCACTTTGCAATTGCTCACCTGGAATGATAAAGAAGGAAAATCCACCTATTGGCATTCTTCCGCGCATCTCATGGCAGAAGCAATTGAGGCGCTTTATCCGGGTACGTTGTTTGGTATTGGACCAGCGATTGAAAATGGATTCTATTATGATATAGATACTCAGGGAAAACAATTGTCGGGTCATGATCTTGCTCAGATTGAATCCAAAATGATTTCTCTTGCACAGCAAAAATCGGATTATATCCGAAAAGAGATCGGTAAATCAGACGCCATTGCTTATTTTACGGAAAAGAAAGACCCTTATAAACTGGAGCTTTTGGAGGGCCTTCAAGATGGACAGATCACTTTTTATACACAGGGGAACTTTACAGATTTATGCCGCGGTCCGCACATACCAAATACGGGATTTATTAAAGCTGCCAAATTAACCAATGTGGCAGGCGCTTATTGGCGTGGGGATGAGACCAGGCCCCAGATGACTAGAATTTACGGCATCACTTTTCCAAAGCAAAAAGAATTGGATGAATACCTCATTTTGCTGGAGGAGGCCAAGAAAAGAGACCACCGCAAACTTGGACAGGAATTGGAGTTGTTTATGTTTTCCGATCGTGTCGGAGCCGGTCTGCCAATATGGTTACCTAAAGGAACAGCGCTCAGGCAAAGACTCGAGGATTTCCTTAAGGCTGAACAAATCAAGAGAGGCTATACGCCAGTAATTACTCCGCACATTGGCCATAAGAATCTTTACATTACAAGCGGTCACTGGGAGAAATACGGGAAAGATTCTTTTCAGCCGATACTTACTCCCAGGGAAGGTGAAGAGTTTCTCTTAAAACCCATGAACTGCCCGCACCATTGTGAAGTTTTTGGGCATAAGCCAAGGTCCTACAAAGAATTACCCATCAGGATCGCAGAGTTTGGTACCGTTTATCGATATGAACAGAGTGGGGAGTTGCATGGATTAACCAGGGTGCGTTGTTTCACCCAGGACGATGCACATATTTTTTGTACGGATGATCAGGTAAAGGCAGAATTTTTAAATGTTTTGGATCTCACCATGTATGTCATCAAAAAGCTTGGATTTGAGCATTTTACTGCTCAGATAAGCCTTAGGGATCCGGAAAACAAAGAAAAATACCTGGGTTCAGACGAAAATTGGAGTAAAGCAGAACAGGCTATTATTGATGCGACCAAGGAGGTTGGCCTTCCAACCACTACAGAATTAGGGGAAGCCGCCTTTTATGGTCCAAAACTGGACTTCATGGTAAAGGATGCTTTGGGTCGTAGCTGGCAATTAGGCACTATTCAGGTGGATTACAATCTTCCTGAACGCTTCCAGTTGGAATACATTGGCGCAGACAATTCCAAACATCGTCCCGTAATGATACATAGGGCTCCCTTTGGTTCGATGGAGCGATTCATAGGGGTTTTGACCGAACATTGTGCCGGTAAATTTCCACTTTGGCTGGCTCCTGAACAATATGGCATACTTACCGTCAGTGATAAGTATCAGGAATATGCTGAATCTGTCCATAGTTTGTTGCAAGATCAGGGACTACGCGGATTTATCGATGACCGGGTAGAATCGATTGGTAAGAAAATCAGGGATAATGAAGTAAAGAAAATTCCTTTTATGTTGATTGTTGGTGAAAAAGAGCACAATGATCAAACCATTGCGGTTAGAAAACAAGGTTCGGGAGATCAAGGAAGCCAGACAGTGCCGGAATTTGTTAACCTGATTAAAAGCCAACTTTAA
- a CDS encoding DUF4918 family protein, whose product MIPDRAHDFQDQVLEFLSGVYEKLPVLPDGINLIETSVGSSADPLIRQFYSTFYSDNKKRKLILGINPGRHGSGTTGIPFTDGIHLNTDCNIPNTINSKELSAQFMYEMMQSFGGADIFYQQFFISSVSPLGFTKMGKNFNYYDDQEFTNRLTEYIVHQMNRLIKLPLDKEKIYCLGEGKNYKFLVTLNEQHKWFSQIYPLPHPRFIMQYKRKEKSKFIQKYLQALSEY is encoded by the coding sequence TTGATTCCGGATCGTGCACATGATTTTCAAGATCAGGTACTGGAATTTTTATCCGGAGTTTATGAAAAGTTGCCAGTACTTCCAGACGGTATAAATCTCATCGAAACATCTGTAGGATCTTCGGCAGATCCATTAATTCGACAGTTTTATTCAACATTCTATTCAGATAATAAAAAAAGAAAATTAATTCTCGGTATCAATCCCGGAAGGCATGGTTCAGGAACAACCGGTATACCATTTACTGATGGCATTCATTTAAACACAGATTGCAACATTCCAAACACAATTAATAGTAAAGAATTGTCTGCTCAATTCATGTATGAGATGATGCAATCTTTTGGAGGTGCGGATATTTTTTATCAACAGTTTTTTATTTCTTCTGTCAGCCCACTGGGGTTTACTAAAATGGGAAAGAATTTTAATTATTATGATGATCAAGAATTTACCAATAGATTGACGGAATATATAGTTCACCAAATGAACCGACTTATAAAACTGCCATTAGACAAAGAAAAAATCTATTGTCTTGGAGAAGGTAAAAACTATAAATTTTTGGTCACCCTTAATGAGCAGCATAAGTGGTTCAGTCAAATTTATCCACTTCCCCACCCTAGATTCATCATGCAATATAAAAGAAAGGAAAAAAGCAAATTTATTCAAAAGTACCTGCAAGCACTCTCTGAATATTAA
- a CDS encoding class I SAM-dependent methyltransferase, producing MQERHKDRKLYFNEQSATTEKYVIPYIQEIRKFDASSFILEVGCGEGGNLEPFLKMGCKVYGIDILDHQIQIAREIFAHHPMHHNLNLIAQDIYKIKPEDLPSFDVIFLRDVIEHIPDQQKFMHFIKSFLKDDGVIFFGFPPWRMPFGGHQQVCQHKLLSKLPYFHLLPQFLYASVLKSFGESKALIDGLKEVKETGISIHEFFRYLRTSGFEIARENHYLINPNYEIKFNLAPRMLPSIFKIPWLCDFYTTAVYCVAKKKL from the coding sequence ATGCAGGAAAGACATAAAGACCGGAAACTCTATTTCAACGAACAATCTGCCACGACAGAAAAGTATGTCATCCCTTACATACAGGAAATCAGAAAATTTGATGCCAGCTCTTTTATCCTTGAAGTGGGTTGTGGAGAAGGAGGAAATTTGGAGCCATTTTTAAAAATGGGGTGCAAAGTTTATGGCATTGATATTTTGGATCATCAAATTCAAATTGCCAGGGAAATTTTTGCACATCATCCCATGCATCATAATTTAAATTTAATTGCACAAGATATTTACAAAATCAAGCCGGAAGATCTTCCTTCCTTCGATGTTATTTTTCTAAGAGACGTAATTGAACACATTCCGGATCAGCAAAAATTTATGCATTTCATTAAATCCTTTTTAAAGGATGATGGTGTAATATTTTTTGGTTTTCCTCCTTGGAGAATGCCTTTTGGCGGACATCAGCAGGTATGCCAACACAAGCTTCTATCCAAGCTTCCATACTTTCATTTACTACCACAGTTTTTATATGCCTCTGTTTTGAAATCTTTTGGAGAAAGTAAGGCTCTTATTGATGGGTTGAAAGAGGTAAAAGAAACAGGAATCAGTATTCATGAATTCTTTCGATATTTAAGAACATCCGGTTTTGAAATTGCCCGAGAGAATCATTATTTGATCAATCCAAACTATGAGATTAAATTTAATTTAGCTCCACGAATGTTGCCATCAATATTCAAAATCCCATGGTTGTGTGATTTTTACACCACCGCTGTTTATTGTGTGGCGAAAAAGAAACTTTAG
- a CDS encoding sulfite exporter TauE/SafE family protein, producing MTSYEIFLAIIGGFIAGCINTLAGNGSVLTLGFLTEIMGMPGNLANGTNRIGIFIQGLASLEAFQRNKKIPLKETWHYLVIGIIGAIIGALVAIRISPDGFKEVYKYLVLSLLILMIIQSKKWTSKVMFASGLKPWIYIPVFLALGFYGGFIQMGMGIFFLAVMVYVAKLPIIEANAVKVLMVTSYTIIVIGIFHVMGYVDWKIGGTIALGQGAGGWITAHTVSKIPNADKVAYYFLIAIMIFTLLHLFGVFGMLGIHL from the coding sequence ATGACGTCCTATGAGATATTTCTGGCTATAATAGGTGGTTTTATCGCCGGTTGCATAAACACCCTTGCCGGTAATGGATCTGTTCTCACTTTAGGCTTCTTAACTGAAATCATGGGAATGCCTGGTAATTTGGCCAACGGAACAAACAGAATCGGGATATTTATACAAGGCCTGGCCAGTCTAGAAGCTTTCCAAAGAAATAAAAAAATTCCATTAAAAGAAACCTGGCACTACTTGGTAATTGGCATTATTGGGGCCATTATCGGGGCTCTTGTGGCGATCCGTATAAGTCCGGATGGATTCAAAGAAGTCTACAAATATCTGGTGCTATCCTTGTTGATCCTGATGATCATTCAATCAAAAAAATGGACAAGCAAAGTAATGTTTGCATCTGGTCTAAAACCATGGATTTACATACCTGTTTTTCTTGCATTGGGATTTTATGGTGGCTTTATTCAAATGGGCATGGGGATTTTTTTTCTTGCTGTAATGGTATACGTTGCAAAGCTGCCGATCATTGAAGCCAATGCCGTAAAAGTACTTATGGTCACTTCATACACCATAATTGTAATTGGAATTTTTCATGTTATGGGTTATGTAGATTGGAAAATAGGGGGAACCATTGCTTTGGGTCAGGGGGCAGGCGGTTGGATAACCGCGCACACGGTCAGTAAAATTCCTAATGCAGACAAGGTGGCTTATTATTTTTTAATCGCCATCATGATATTTACCTTACTGCATTTATTTGGTGTATTTGGTATGCTTGGAATCCATCTCTAA
- the mce gene encoding methylmalonyl-CoA epimerase: MISRLKKIEHLGIAVKNIAESNDLYANLLGVNPYKEEEVESEKVLTSFFKIGESKIELLQGLDDNSPITKFIEKRGEGIHHVAFEVDDIYAEMARLKAEGFILLNDQPKRGADNKLICFVHPKSSHGVLVELCQEIKEENDVL, from the coding sequence ATGATCTCCCGATTAAAAAAAATTGAACACTTAGGCATTGCTGTAAAAAATATTGCAGAATCAAATGACTTATATGCCAATTTGCTAGGGGTTAATCCTTATAAGGAGGAAGAGGTGGAATCAGAAAAAGTGTTGACCTCTTTTTTTAAAATAGGAGAAAGCAAAATAGAATTATTGCAAGGACTAGACGACAATTCTCCGATCACAAAGTTTATTGAAAAAAGGGGTGAAGGCATTCATCATGTTGCTTTTGAAGTAGACGATATTTATGCAGAAATGGCCAGATTAAAAGCGGAAGGATTTATTTTGTTAAATGATCAACCTAAAAGGGGAGCAGACAATAAACTCATTTGTTTTGTTCATCCTAAATCTAGCCATGGTGTGCTGGTAGAATTGTGTCAGGAAATCAAGGAAGAAAATGACGTCCTATGA
- a CDS encoding FAD-dependent oxidoreductase codes for MQWHEAEYIGQKIESATTRRFWFKIKSEQALPYAAGQFFTFDLPMGQKRAERWRSYSVANAWDGSNMIELCISYKKGGLASRYFFEDINKGDVLKFKGPDGGFILPSNVGSTLNMICTGAGIVPFRSMIQEVEKNGMKHEGIHLIFGVRKEKDILYYEEIVDWAKYLKNFKASICLSRETKLPPNAENLTFHKGYVHPVYLNEKYRALKENIFMICGWTEIIDETVLHLINELKVDRGQIKYELFG; via the coding sequence ATGCAATGGCATGAAGCTGAATATATTGGTCAGAAAATAGAATCTGCAACCACCCGTAGGTTTTGGTTTAAGATAAAATCAGAACAAGCATTGCCTTATGCTGCCGGACAGTTTTTTACTTTTGATTTACCAATGGGTCAGAAACGTGCAGAGCGTTGGAGGAGTTATTCCGTTGCAAATGCTTGGGATGGAAGTAACATGATTGAATTGTGCATTTCTTATAAAAAGGGCGGGTTGGCAAGCAGATATTTTTTTGAAGATATCAATAAAGGGGATGTGTTGAAATTTAAAGGTCCGGATGGAGGTTTTATTCTTCCCTCTAATGTCGGAAGTACCTTGAACATGATCTGTACCGGAGCAGGAATTGTACCTTTTCGTTCCATGATCCAGGAGGTAGAGAAAAATGGGATGAAGCATGAAGGCATCCATCTGATATTTGGAGTCAGAAAAGAAAAAGATATTTTATACTATGAGGAAATAGTAGACTGGGCAAAGTATCTGAAAAATTTTAAGGCCAGTATTTGTTTGTCGCGGGAAACAAAATTGCCACCAAATGCAGAAAACCTGACTTTTCATAAAGGATATGTGCATCCTGTTTATTTGAATGAAAAGTATCGCGCACTTAAGGAAAACATATTTATGATTTGTGGCTGGACAGAAATTATTGATGAAACCGTGTTGCATCTTATAAATGAATTAAAGGTTGATCGCGGACAAATAAAATATGAACTTTTTGGCTAA
- a CDS encoding GHMP kinase, which translates to MKVQELSGSEVLWNSYDNNGKKWFEAEIDLMGLDVVKSTDEVAAKYLRKIFKACCNNNSEFLSHWKKYKVDHYLDFPLNWGLGSSSTLINNMASWADVNPYHLYFDIENGSGYDVACANSEGPILYTLGDGSIDLEEVDFHPGFAGQLYFLPLQTKVNSREAVKAARTKNPDKGLIKKASDMTEKLLDLKSLTGFENWVNEHEKMVSDYLGETKVKDRLFPDYWGAVKSLGAWGGDMVLVSSDKNQKETEDYFASKGYSKLIPFKDLVP; encoded by the coding sequence ATGAAGGTTCAGGAACTATCCGGTTCTGAAGTGCTCTGGAATTCATACGATAACAATGGAAAAAAATGGTTTGAAGCAGAGATAGACCTGATGGGTCTTGATGTAGTCAAATCCACGGACGAAGTTGCCGCCAAATACTTGAGGAAGATCTTTAAAGCTTGCTGCAATAACAATTCTGAATTTCTTTCCCACTGGAAAAAATATAAAGTGGATCATTATCTCGACTTTCCACTAAACTGGGGTCTGGGATCCTCTTCTACACTCATCAACAACATGGCTTCCTGGGCAGATGTAAACCCTTATCATCTTTATTTTGACATAGAGAATGGTTCCGGTTATGATGTCGCTTGTGCCAATTCTGAAGGTCCAATTCTCTATACTCTTGGAGACGGCAGCATAGATCTGGAAGAAGTCGACTTTCATCCGGGATTTGCAGGTCAACTTTATTTTCTGCCTTTGCAAACAAAAGTAAATTCTCGGGAAGCTGTCAAAGCAGCTCGCACCAAGAATCCGGATAAAGGTTTAATTAAGAAAGCCAGCGACATGACGGAGAAGTTGTTAGACCTAAAATCGCTTACCGGTTTTGAAAATTGGGTCAATGAACATGAAAAAATGGTGTCAGATTACCTAGGAGAAACAAAAGTCAAAGATCGGTTGTTCCCTGACTATTGGGGTGCTGTAAAAAGTCTTGGTGCCTGGGGTGGCGACATGGTTCTAGTCTCCAGTGATAAGAATCAAAAGGAAACCGAAGATTATTTTGCAAGCAAAGGATATTCAAAGCTCATCCCATTTAAAGATTTGGTGCCCTAG
- a CDS encoding polyprenyl synthetase family protein — MKASLEEIKLPIKEELKQFGTHFKAAIASKVPLLDKISYYIVKTKGKQFRPLISLLSAKVFGPINAQSFAAATMVELLHTATLVHDDVVDDSEQRRGFFSINALWKNKIAVLVGDYLLSRGLLVALERDQFSMLKILSQAVTDMSEGELLQLEKARRLDINEDIYYRIIRQKTASLIAASVSCGVLSTSEDPEMLKLMHQFGSDLGMAFQIKDDLMDLSEESVGKPRINDIKEKKMTLPLIIALKNAPSQKSRQLINQIRANSEDPKVIQAAIRFILDHNGVIEASKSMMDFRDKALGSLKTLPDNEARASLEKVCYFVTERNN; from the coding sequence ATGAAAGCTAGTCTCGAGGAAATTAAGTTGCCAATAAAAGAGGAACTCAAGCAATTTGGAACCCATTTTAAGGCCGCCATTGCAAGTAAAGTTCCATTGCTGGATAAGATCAGTTACTACATTGTAAAAACCAAGGGCAAGCAATTCAGACCGCTTATCAGTTTGCTATCTGCAAAAGTATTTGGTCCGATCAATGCGCAATCTTTTGCAGCGGCAACCATGGTAGAACTATTGCATACGGCAACTTTAGTGCATGATGATGTTGTCGACGATTCCGAACAGAGAAGAGGTTTTTTTTCGATCAATGCGCTTTGGAAAAATAAAATCGCCGTGCTTGTAGGGGATTATCTTTTGTCCAGAGGTTTATTGGTAGCATTGGAAAGAGATCAGTTTTCTATGTTGAAAATATTGTCTCAGGCAGTTACAGACATGAGCGAGGGTGAATTGTTGCAATTGGAAAAAGCCCGAAGGCTGGATATCAATGAAGATATTTATTACCGCATCATTCGACAGAAGACTGCCTCATTGATTGCCGCTTCGGTCAGCTGTGGGGTATTGAGTACCAGTGAAGATCCTGAAATGCTAAAGCTGATGCATCAGTTTGGATCCGATTTAGGCATGGCTTTCCAGATAAAGGACGATCTCATGGATTTGTCGGAAGAAAGTGTAGGAAAACCCAGGATCAATGACATCAAGGAAAAAAAAATGACACTTCCTCTGATTATCGCTTTGAAAAACGCACCTTCACAAAAATCCAGGCAATTAATCAATCAGATTCGTGCAAACTCTGAAGACCCAAAGGTAATTCAAGCTGCGATACGTTTTATTCTTGACCATAATGGTGTAATTGAAGCATCTAAAAGCATGATGGATTTTCGTGACAAGGCACTGGGTTCTCTGAAGACATTACCGGATAATGAAGCACGTGCGTCTCTTGAAAAAGTATGCTATTTTGTAACGGAGAGAAATAATTAA
- the purQ gene encoding phosphoribosylformylglycinamidine synthase subunit PurQ, whose amino-acid sequence MKFGVITFPGSNCDDDMLYVLGQVFGYKVVHIWHKETKLEGFNPGDCIFIPGGFSFGDYLRCGAIARFSPIMEDVIRFARNGGMVIGICNGFQILCEAGLLPGQLLLNENQHFICKNVYLKAATKDSPLTYDLDLHRAYKIPIAHAEGRYYADEKTLSDLQKNNQILFQYCDEDGKVSASSNVNGACLNIAGICNENRNVCGMMPHPERASEEALGNTDGKFLFHSLFSWLKEHYALIA is encoded by the coding sequence ATGAAATTTGGTGTAATCACTTTCCCGGGTTCCAATTGTGATGATGACATGTTGTACGTCCTTGGGCAAGTTTTTGGATATAAAGTTGTTCACATTTGGCATAAAGAAACCAAACTAGAAGGGTTCAATCCCGGAGATTGCATTTTTATACCCGGGGGATTTTCTTTTGGTGATTATCTCAGATGTGGAGCAATTGCAAGATTTAGCCCTATCATGGAAGATGTTATTCGCTTTGCACGAAATGGGGGGATGGTTATTGGCATTTGCAATGGGTTTCAAATACTCTGTGAAGCCGGACTTTTGCCGGGACAATTGCTGCTTAACGAAAACCAGCATTTTATATGTAAGAATGTTTACTTGAAGGCCGCAACCAAGGATAGTCCTCTGACCTACGACCTAGATCTCCACCGGGCTTATAAAATTCCAATAGCTCATGCGGAAGGAAGATATTACGCAGATGAAAAGACTTTAAGCGATTTACAAAAAAACAATCAAATCCTTTTCCAATATTGTGATGAAGATGGAAAAGTATCCGCATCTTCAAACGTTAATGGAGCATGCCTGAACATTGCGGGAATCTGTAATGAAAATAGAAACGTTTGTGGAATGATGCCACATCCAGAACGAGCTTCAGAAGAAGCATTGGGTAATACGGATGGTAAGTTTTTGTTTCACAGCCTTTTCTCCTGGCTCAAAGAACATTATGCGCTCATAGCTTAG